A stretch of Fundicoccus culcitae DNA encodes these proteins:
- a CDS encoding inositol monophosphatase family protein, with product MTLKDKHFFALAIISQAYDIIKASTKVAVETKAHSRDLVTVVDKTVQEHINQAIQTQYPDDQIIGEENWTGKVDRLTDHVWVIDPIDGTTNFVKQQTDYGIMLAYFENGKSALSYVYLVDSGHLYYAIKGYGVYCNHHKLAKPKDLTLKESLIAIGIRENFNTSLLETIVNKAFDIRYYGSSAVDGTRTITGNLGAFINPAGGPWDFAPFILFAEELGLTMSNFAGEPLKITDYSDFIIASASVYQELKEELQAYTIE from the coding sequence ATGACATTAAAGGATAAACACTTCTTTGCATTAGCGATTATCAGTCAAGCCTACGACATCATCAAAGCTTCAACTAAAGTAGCGGTGGAAACCAAAGCACACAGTCGCGACCTTGTTACAGTTGTCGATAAAACCGTTCAAGAACATATTAATCAAGCCATTCAAACACAATATCCAGACGATCAAATCATTGGGGAAGAGAACTGGACAGGTAAAGTCGATAGGTTAACAGATCATGTGTGGGTTATTGACCCCATTGATGGGACGACAAATTTCGTTAAACAACAAACAGATTACGGGATTATGCTAGCATATTTTGAAAATGGCAAATCAGCCTTATCCTATGTCTATCTAGTTGATAGTGGACATTTGTATTATGCTATCAAAGGTTATGGTGTCTATTGCAATCATCATAAACTAGCTAAGCCTAAAGATCTTACATTAAAAGAGTCTTTAATAGCCATTGGTATTAGAGAGAACTTCAATACATCTCTATTAGAGACAATTGTTAATAAAGCATTTGATATACGTTATTATGGTTCTTCCGCTGTAGATGGCACAAGAACAATAACAGGCAATCTCGGGGCTTTTATCAATCCGGCTGGTGGTCCTTGGGACTTTGCGCCATTTATTTTATTTGCGGAAGAACTGGGTTTAACGATGTCCAATTTTGCAGGTGAGCCTCTAAAAATAACGGATTATAGTGATTTTATTATTGCTAGTGCTAGTGTATATCAAGAATTGAAAGAAGAATTACAAGCATACACCATAGAATAA
- a CDS encoding insulinase family protein, giving the protein MTFKLIDTHQFKDIQSNGEIYEHIETGAKVLFIENDDPNKAFNISFKTPPYSDNGIAHIIEHSVLNGSNKYPTKEPFVELIKGSLNTFTNAMTYPDQTMYPVASTNHSDFQNLVSVYLDAVFQPKLLENPQILAQEGWHYHLEDKDDDLIYKGVVYNEMKGAMGSPERAVYNHMKQQLYRDTFYQYESGGLPAAIPSLTQEEFVAFHNKYYHPSNSLTVFYGDFNQDLAFNALAEYFDGKTKPEETIDLKIDVSKPEVTDIKDTYSITEGDDPTGKDYLALAWHVSTVEEDLDNFGLEVLSEILLGNNQAPLKKALLEAEIGEAISGGFTEIGYPNAFTINAKNASVERLEDFKTVVHSTLLDLVKNGIPKELIEASLNSVAFDLRESTITESEPRGVINSIKAFSTWPYGESPYLLIDFSERIEKVRELAKNDYFEKLIENKLLNNDYRISIALTADPGKNDRLESQLNEELQQYKNTLTTEEVNQLVEETQSLIQRQETSDTAEALATIPTLTREDLSAEVHQNPIKTIDQEGGMTFYHADEFTSGIDYLSYYLDLSDIPAESYPVLSILSRLIGHLDTKNYTASELQTQIDTHTGGIIGSVSIFEATDGQVKPYFVLKGKALEGSLEKLTDLMAEILLNTQFTDVNEILKLIQSYLAGFERRIERSSHALAASRALSQVSASTKLQEYASGIDFFNYLKQARRWIKDNQAEIFIGGLTENFARLANATRFNVLFVGSKERFELIKHNVQNSLKDLKQAPITEKVTYEPGVRQKEAFVTAQDVNYVGLAAKTEQRIPYNGSTNVTTTLLRYDYLWNTIRVMGGAYGAMHSLSRTGNFVLSSYRDPNVGKTIDAYFKIPNFLEQTDLTETELTKIVIGTINELDQPLSAYDKGYIAFVREITGTTIAEFKQLKEEVIATTMEEINQKAAAYAAVLDNSTLAVIGNKAQIDAEANRFDVIYELY; this is encoded by the coding sequence ATGACATTTAAGTTAATTGATACACACCAATTTAAAGATATTCAATCAAATGGCGAAATTTATGAACATATAGAAACTGGCGCAAAGGTTTTATTTATTGAAAATGATGATCCTAATAAAGCCTTTAACATCTCTTTTAAAACACCACCATACAGCGATAACGGCATTGCTCATATTATTGAGCACTCCGTTTTAAATGGTTCAAATAAATATCCCACCAAAGAACCTTTTGTTGAACTCATCAAAGGCTCTTTAAATACATTCACTAATGCAATGACCTACCCCGATCAAACCATGTATCCGGTAGCGTCAACCAACCATTCAGACTTCCAGAATTTGGTTAGCGTTTATCTTGATGCCGTTTTTCAACCAAAACTCTTAGAAAATCCTCAAATTTTAGCACAAGAAGGCTGGCATTATCATTTAGAAGATAAAGATGACGATCTGATTTATAAAGGCGTCGTTTACAATGAAATGAAAGGTGCGATGGGATCTCCGGAACGAGCGGTGTATAATCATATGAAGCAACAACTTTACCGCGACACCTTTTATCAATATGAATCCGGTGGGCTACCTGCTGCGATACCTTCTCTAACTCAAGAAGAATTTGTTGCTTTTCATAATAAATATTACCATCCCAGCAATTCATTAACCGTATTTTATGGTGATTTTAACCAAGACCTTGCTTTTAATGCACTAGCCGAATATTTTGATGGTAAAACAAAACCCGAAGAAACCATTGATTTAAAAATAGACGTTTCTAAGCCAGAAGTGACGGACATAAAAGACACTTATTCAATTACCGAAGGTGATGATCCAACAGGTAAAGATTATTTAGCCCTTGCTTGGCATGTTTCCACGGTTGAAGAAGACTTAGATAACTTTGGCTTAGAAGTCTTATCAGAAATTTTACTTGGAAATAATCAAGCGCCTTTGAAAAAGGCTTTGTTAGAAGCAGAGATTGGTGAAGCTATTTCTGGTGGTTTCACTGAAATAGGCTATCCTAATGCTTTTACTATCAATGCTAAAAATGCTTCGGTTGAGCGCTTAGAGGACTTTAAAACAGTGGTTCATTCTACCTTGTTGGATTTAGTCAAAAATGGAATTCCTAAAGAATTAATTGAAGCGTCACTCAATTCAGTCGCCTTTGATTTACGCGAAAGCACGATTACTGAAAGTGAACCTAGAGGTGTTATTAATTCCATCAAAGCATTTTCAACCTGGCCTTATGGCGAATCGCCTTATTTACTGATTGACTTTTCGGAACGTATTGAAAAAGTGCGGGAATTGGCTAAAAATGATTATTTCGAAAAACTGATTGAAAATAAATTATTAAATAATGATTATCGTATCAGTATCGCCTTAACAGCGGACCCTGGAAAAAATGATCGCCTAGAAAGTCAATTGAATGAAGAATTGCAACAATATAAAAACACTTTAACAACTGAAGAAGTAAACCAATTAGTTGAGGAAACACAATCCTTAATTCAACGGCAAGAAACGTCGGACACAGCCGAGGCTTTAGCGACGATTCCTACGTTAACCCGCGAAGATTTATCCGCCGAAGTGCATCAAAATCCAATTAAGACAATTGACCAAGAGGGTGGAATGACTTTTTATCATGCTGATGAATTTACGTCTGGCATTGATTATTTAAGTTATTACCTTGATTTATCAGATATTCCAGCTGAATCCTACCCTGTCTTATCCATTTTGAGTCGTTTGATCGGCCATTTAGATACAAAAAATTATACCGCTTCAGAATTACAAACTCAAATTGATACACATACGGGTGGAATTATAGGTTCTGTATCCATCTTTGAAGCAACCGATGGTCAAGTTAAACCGTACTTTGTATTAAAAGGCAAAGCCTTAGAAGGGTCGTTAGAAAAACTAACCGATTTAATGGCTGAAATTCTATTGAATACACAATTCACCGATGTGAATGAAATACTCAAATTGATTCAAAGTTATCTAGCAGGTTTTGAACGTCGGATTGAGCGCTCATCACACGCTTTGGCTGCTAGCCGTGCCTTAAGTCAAGTTTCGGCTTCCACCAAATTACAAGAATATGCTAGCGGCATTGACTTCTTTAATTATCTGAAACAAGCACGACGCTGGATAAAAGACAATCAAGCAGAGATATTTATTGGGGGGTTGACCGAGAACTTTGCGCGGTTAGCGAATGCGACACGGTTCAATGTGTTGTTCGTTGGATCTAAAGAGCGTTTTGAATTGATTAAGCATAACGTGCAAAATTCACTTAAAGACTTGAAACAAGCGCCTATTACGGAAAAAGTGACGTATGAGCCTGGTGTTCGACAAAAAGAAGCGTTTGTGACAGCCCAAGATGTGAATTATGTTGGTTTAGCGGCTAAAACGGAGCAACGGATACCATATAATGGGTCAACCAATGTGACGACGACCTTATTGCGGTATGATTATTTATGGAATACCATTCGGGTGATGGGTGGCGCTTATGGCGCTATGCATAGTCTAAGTCGAACGGGTAATTTTGTTTTGAGTTCCTACCGTGATCCTAATGTCGGTAAAACAATTGATGCCTACTTTAAAATTCCTAACTTTTTGGAGCAGACGGATTTAACGGAAACCGAGTTAACCAAAATTGTGATTGGAACAATTAACGAACTTGATCAACCGCTCTCTGCTTATGATAAAGGGTATATTGCTTTTGTTAGAGAAATAACGGGGACGACCATTGCGGAATTTAAACAATTAAAAGAAGAAGTAATTGCAACAACCATGGAAGAAATTAATCAAAAGGCAGCTGCCTATGCGGCAGTTCTCGACAATAGCACGCTGGCTGTCATTGGGAATAAGGCGCAAATTGATGCCGAAGCCAATCGCTTTGATGTTATTTATGAACTTTATTAA
- a CDS encoding metallophosphoesterase: MSFRNKNSNKYLCIFAILVFFTSQFFRVTQITYAETKEWPSDIVLAVLPDTQLYSKYSPEIFESQTSWIAENQASENIDFVLHVGDIVNEAYNISQWESASNVMEILEEAKINYAIVTGNHDVDYSRIGVEDVAYYDDMRNELENYPKYFPVERFASMSTFGGSSPNGYNTYHFIAAEDYQIMVLALDWLPSDETLDWAQDILKQYSKTPTIILKHDFIRPRKNDHSGEVQISGEETQKQWEIFKEYNQIFMTLNGHFTGSDYGTLKNAYGNDVFMTSVDFQGKVRGGNGWMRLMTLDIENSRINGTTFSPYVMSLPLEEREAEDLEYLEDEANQFSFPFDLKTRFEQISN, encoded by the coding sequence ATGTCTTTTCGTAATAAAAATTCAAATAAATATCTCTGCATATTTGCCATCTTAGTATTTTTCACTAGTCAGTTTTTTAGAGTGACACAGATAACTTATGCTGAAACAAAAGAATGGCCTTCGGACATCGTGCTTGCTGTATTACCTGATACGCAACTGTATTCGAAATATTCGCCTGAAATCTTCGAAAGTCAGACCAGCTGGATTGCTGAAAATCAAGCATCCGAAAATATTGATTTTGTACTTCATGTGGGTGATATCGTCAATGAAGCATATAATATTTCCCAATGGGAGAGTGCCTCTAATGTCATGGAGATTTTGGAGGAAGCAAAGATTAACTATGCCATCGTCACCGGGAATCATGATGTAGACTATTCACGGATAGGCGTCGAAGATGTCGCTTATTACGATGATATGCGTAACGAACTTGAAAATTACCCCAAGTATTTTCCAGTTGAGCGATTCGCATCAATGTCTACTTTTGGAGGCTCTAGCCCAAATGGCTATAACACTTACCATTTTATAGCTGCTGAAGACTATCAGATTATGGTATTAGCTCTTGATTGGCTTCCTAGTGATGAGACTCTGGATTGGGCTCAAGACATCTTGAAGCAATATTCAAAAACACCCACAATCATCTTAAAACATGATTTTATTAGGCCAAGAAAGAATGATCATTCCGGCGAAGTTCAAATATCTGGCGAAGAAACACAAAAGCAGTGGGAGATATTTAAAGAATATAATCAGATTTTCATGACGCTTAACGGCCACTTTACCGGTTCGGATTATGGTACACTGAAGAACGCCTATGGCAATGATGTATTTATGACGTCAGTCGATTTCCAAGGGAAAGTAAGAGGGGGTAATGGATGGATGAGATTGATGACACTCGATATTGAAAATAGCCGCATCAATGGGACGACATTCTCTCCATATGTCATGTCCCTTCCACTTGAGGAGCGGGAAGCAGAGGATTTGGAGTATCTTGAAGATGAGGCAAACCAATTTTCCTTTCCCTTTGATTTGAAAACTAGGTTTGAACAGATTTCAAATTAA
- a CDS encoding extracellular solute-binding protein gives MFSKRKRSFSKVGSMALAALIAVNGLGLAATSVSAQEAKNLVVYSNSVSNGRDEWLAAKASEAGYELEFVSAGGDEIYNRVLAEKSAPQADVVFGLDESFFIRMSEDELLSAYEPIWAAELPENTVTSENGDFYPLVEQHVFFMYNADFVDPAPETIQQLATDYPQLYRAPFSLGGNTNQKALLSLLLQYRDDAGELGISEEGWAQVEAFITNSYELSEGEDNLTLFADGTKPIDYWYSSGIAEAEETYGFTATPLLPETGIMTFREQVAIVNQGADADTSVAQEFVDWFGSAEVQGEWATEFGTVPVLEAAQGSLNPRTQELVSQFVPMDVDWSFVNEYLSEWIEKIELEIIPF, from the coding sequence ATGTTTTCTAAGCGTAAAAGAAGTTTTAGTAAAGTAGGTTCTATGGCACTAGCGGCACTTATTGCAGTGAATGGTTTAGGTTTGGCAGCTACATCAGTTAGTGCTCAAGAAGCTAAGAATCTAGTCGTTTACTCTAATTCAGTTTCAAATGGTCGAGATGAATGGTTGGCGGCTAAGGCTAGTGAAGCTGGCTATGAATTAGAATTTGTTTCAGCAGGTGGGGATGAGATTTATAATCGTGTTTTGGCTGAGAAATCTGCACCTCAAGCAGACGTTGTATTTGGTTTAGATGAAAGTTTCTTTATCCGCATGAGTGAAGATGAATTATTATCTGCTTATGAACCTATTTGGGCAGCTGAATTACCAGAAAACACAGTTACAAGTGAAAACGGTGATTTTTATCCACTTGTCGAGCAACATGTATTCTTTATGTATAATGCTGATTTTGTTGATCCAGCACCAGAAACCATTCAACAATTAGCAACCGATTACCCACAATTATATCGTGCACCATTTTCACTTGGGGGAAACACTAATCAAAAAGCTTTATTATCATTATTACTCCAATACAGAGATGATGCGGGTGAATTAGGTATTTCTGAAGAGGGTTGGGCACAAGTAGAAGCTTTTATCACTAATTCTTACGAATTAAGTGAAGGTGAAGATAACTTAACATTATTTGCCGATGGAACTAAGCCCATTGATTACTGGTATTCATCTGGTATTGCAGAAGCAGAAGAAACGTATGGTTTCACAGCGACACCATTACTTCCTGAAACAGGCATTATGACATTTAGAGAACAAGTTGCCATCGTTAATCAAGGTGCCGATGCTGATACGAGTGTTGCACAAGAGTTTGTTGATTGGTTCGGTTCTGCTGAAGTTCAAGGCGAATGGGCAACAGAATTTGGTACAGTTCCTGTACTTGAAGCTGCACAAGGTTCATTGAATCCACGTACACAAGAATTAGTTTCTCAATTTGTGCCAATGGATGTAGATTGGTCATTTGTTAATGAATATTTATCTGAATGGATTGAAAAAATCGAATTAGAGATTATTCCTTTTTAG
- a CDS encoding ABC transporter ATP-binding protein: MIEINDLQIKYDDFIAVDDVNIHVKEGEFFTLLGPSGSGKTTTLRAIAGFNKPSRGNIIVANEDITNKPVEKRDIGMVFQSYALFPTMTVYDNIAYGLKIEKMNKKDIDIRVRELAEMVEITNELDKNVSELSGGQQQRVAISRALAKKPKIILFDEPLSNLDARLRKQLRAELKDIQEKTKMTAVYVTHDQEEALELSDHIAVFGTGRIEQIGTPQEVYDRSATEFVCNFIGNANKLSKEFVREVISLSNTNRLITNGSHYIREEKVAFNKPTDSKEYISLMGRIGRIQYTGATTTYTVNILGTELKVLEKNTNPGQINEFQEIEIFLKPDDILQYEV, translated from the coding sequence ATGATAGAAATCAATGATTTACAAATCAAATATGATGATTTTATTGCTGTTGATGATGTTAATATTCATGTGAAAGAAGGTGAATTCTTCACTTTACTTGGACCATCAGGAAGTGGGAAAACAACCACCTTACGCGCTATCGCTGGTTTTAATAAACCAAGCCGTGGGAATATTATTGTTGCCAACGAAGATATTACTAATAAACCCGTTGAAAAAAGAGATATTGGTATGGTCTTTCAATCGTATGCATTATTTCCAACCATGACTGTGTACGACAACATTGCCTATGGATTGAAAATTGAAAAAATGAACAAAAAAGATATTGATATTAGAGTGCGCGAATTAGCCGAAATGGTTGAAATCACGAATGAACTTGACAAGAATGTTTCTGAACTTTCTGGGGGACAACAACAGCGGGTTGCGATTTCACGTGCTTTAGCGAAAAAACCTAAAATTATTTTATTTGACGAACCTTTATCAAACTTAGATGCACGCCTTAGAAAACAATTAAGAGCAGAATTAAAAGATATCCAAGAAAAAACTAAAATGACAGCCGTCTATGTTACCCATGATCAAGAAGAAGCCTTAGAGCTATCTGATCATATTGCTGTTTTCGGGACAGGCCGTATTGAACAAATTGGAACTCCACAAGAAGTTTATGATCGTTCAGCTACCGAGTTTGTGTGTAATTTCATTGGTAATGCTAACAAACTAAGCAAAGAATTTGTCCGTGAAGTCATTAGTTTATCCAATACCAACCGCTTAATTACCAATGGGAGTCATTACATTCGGGAAGAAAAAGTGGCATTTAACAAACCCACTGATAGTAAAGAATATATTTCTCTCATGGGACGGATTGGTCGTATCCAATATACAGGTGCTACCACAACGTATACAGTTAATATACTTGGAACGGAACTAAAAGTACTCGAAAAAAATACAAATCCCGGTCAAATCAATGAATTTCAGGAAATAGAAATTTTCTTAAAACCTGATGACATTTTGCAGTATGAAGTATAG
- a CDS encoding glycerophosphodiester phosphodiesterase family protein, whose amino-acid sequence MLKGNRFSQILKEKEFIIIGHRGFWAGNVIQNTRQSIQLAHRAGADIAEIDVCKTKDDEYYLFHNTYEHQLLRKEKDFTEYTSVEIDQFDTYNTVGGVSGYHIERLDAFLDWLPEDYLINVDRAWNYYGDNKFFDIIHASGKVAQLFIKARFGQIENIKKLNMMDTNIAFVPIIESQEEYYQIVNDCPNLNIIGVELVIKEKNNNLLEAHWLSNLSKEGLLVVANAEHLGVENPLHYGLTDDTSLFEGEDIAWGQMLEDGANAIITHWPIFLNQYRDERLLKKEDGL is encoded by the coding sequence ATGCTTAAAGGAAACAGATTTTCACAAATACTCAAGGAAAAAGAATTCATTATTATCGGCCATCGCGGATTTTGGGCAGGAAATGTCATTCAAAATACACGACAATCGATCCAATTAGCGCATCGTGCTGGTGCCGATATTGCTGAAATCGATGTATGCAAAACCAAAGATGATGAATATTATCTTTTCCATAACACCTATGAACACCAGCTGTTAAGAAAAGAGAAAGATTTTACTGAATATACTTCAGTAGAAATTGATCAATTTGATACCTATAACACGGTAGGCGGGGTGTCGGGTTATCATATTGAAAGATTGGATGCTTTCTTAGATTGGTTACCCGAAGATTATTTAATAAATGTCGATCGAGCTTGGAATTATTATGGTGATAACAAGTTCTTTGACATCATTCATGCGTCCGGAAAAGTGGCACAACTATTTATTAAAGCGCGTTTTGGCCAAATTGAAAATATTAAAAAACTGAATATGATGGATACTAATATTGCCTTTGTTCCGATTATTGAGTCGCAGGAAGAATATTATCAAATTGTTAACGACTGTCCCAACCTGAACATTATTGGGGTAGAGCTGGTTATTAAAGAAAAGAACAATAACCTCTTGGAAGCCCATTGGTTGTCAAACTTATCCAAAGAAGGTTTGTTGGTAGTTGCTAACGCAGAACATTTAGGTGTTGAGAATCCATTACATTATGGTTTAACAGATGATACATCTTTATTTGAAGGAGAAGATATAGCTTGGGGACAAATGTTAGAGGACGGTGCTAACGCGATTATTACGCACTGGCCAATCTTCTTAAATCAATATAGAGATGAACGCTTGTTGAAGAAAGAAGATGGATTATGA
- a CDS encoding ABC transporter permease, producing MSKVIKKSNQKEFLYYLPSYLFIIFIIWFLITFFIYPNINLIAETFFPDGTLDFSAIQQILRSDRAINAIKNSFILAITMTVTSNIIGIFQVLVTEYFDIKGSRLLRVGYMNTLIFGGVILVNGYVLVYGDEGTLTTLLKNFLPFLDNYSFSGFWAVLFIQTFATTSGHMIYLRNAVNGLDNGVIEASQNLGGSNWETLRNVVLPMLKPTLLTLIVNTFAAGLGAFAAPLIVGGRDFQTISPLILTFANRPASRDLAAVMSIFLGFFQIIMLVVITYYERKGHYLSIAKTKTKIKKQTISNKLLNILTHVFAYILLIINVLPFISVILFSFMDTAAIGSGQLSFDSFTLEHYSSVILNPTNYGPLLRSVIYSAIASLVSVIYMVMVARLVIRSKNKWIKNLEFGFYIPILLPTLLMILGLIMSYSSPNPLMFNQVIVGSSWAIPLVYLLTLLPSTLRYIKAALYSFDSNLEEASQNLGASRIRTFLQIIIPGILPTLLALFALNFNSNLSEYDISAFLYQPGAPTLGVVIRNNADPQATIDARAINLVYSVIIMVINAITLYYVYGRGSDGLQRKKAK from the coding sequence ATGTCGAAAGTCATTAAAAAATCTAATCAAAAAGAGTTTCTGTATTATTTACCATCCTATTTGTTCATAATATTTATTATTTGGTTTTTAATCACTTTTTTTATTTATCCCAATATTAATTTAATCGCCGAAACTTTTTTCCCAGATGGCACCCTTGATTTTAGTGCTATTCAGCAAATTTTGCGGTCTGATCGAGCAATTAACGCTATTAAAAATTCTTTTATTCTAGCTATCACCATGACAGTTACTTCAAATATTATTGGTATTTTCCAAGTGCTAGTAACGGAGTATTTTGATATTAAAGGCTCAAGACTATTACGGGTGGGTTATATGAATACCCTCATCTTTGGTGGGGTTATACTAGTTAACGGTTATGTACTGGTTTATGGTGATGAAGGAACCTTGACAACACTATTAAAAAACTTTTTACCGTTTTTAGATAACTATTCATTTAGTGGTTTTTGGGCGGTATTGTTCATTCAAACCTTTGCAACAACATCAGGTCATATGATTTATTTACGTAATGCGGTGAACGGCTTAGATAACGGTGTGATTGAAGCATCGCAAAATTTAGGTGGATCTAACTGGGAGACTTTACGAAATGTTGTGCTTCCAATGTTAAAACCAACCTTATTGACGCTGATTGTGAATACATTTGCAGCTGGTTTAGGCGCCTTTGCGGCACCGTTAATCGTCGGTGGAAGAGATTTTCAAACGATTTCACCCCTTATTTTAACATTTGCTAATCGCCCCGCCTCACGAGACTTAGCCGCCGTTATGTCAATTTTTTTAGGTTTCTTCCAAATCATTATGTTAGTTGTGATAACCTACTATGAACGCAAAGGACATTACTTAAGTATTGCCAAAACAAAAACAAAAATTAAGAAACAAACAATTTCTAATAAATTATTGAATATTTTGACACACGTTTTTGCCTATATTCTTTTGATCATCAATGTTTTGCCATTCATTTCGGTTATCTTATTCTCATTTATGGATACAGCAGCTATTGGGAGTGGTCAATTAAGTTTTGATTCTTTTACTTTGGAACACTATTCGTCAGTTATCTTAAATCCAACCAATTATGGACCTTTATTAAGAAGTGTGATTTATTCAGCCATTGCATCACTCGTTTCAGTTATTTATATGGTCATGGTAGCCAGATTAGTCATACGGTCAAAAAATAAATGGATTAAGAATCTTGAGTTTGGTTTTTATATCCCCATTTTATTACCAACATTGTTAATGATTTTAGGTTTAATTATGTCGTATAGTTCGCCAAACCCTTTAATGTTTAACCAAGTCATTGTTGGAAGCAGCTGGGCCATTCCATTAGTGTATCTATTAACCTTGCTACCATCAACTTTAAGATATATAAAAGCCGCACTATATTCATTTGACTCTAATTTAGAAGAAGCATCACAAAATCTGGGAGCTTCAAGAATTAGAACCTTTTTACAAATTATTATTCCTGGTATCCTGCCAACATTACTGGCGTTATTTGCCTTGAACTTTAATTCAAACTTATCTGAGTATGATATTTCAGCGTTTCTTTACCAGCCAGGTGCACCTACTTTAGGGGTTGTTATTAGAAATAATGCCGATCCTCAAGCAACAATCGATGCGCGGGCAATTAACTTAGTTTACTCTGTGATTATAATGGTAATTAACGCTATCACCTTATACTATGTGTATGGTCGCGGTTCAGATGGTTTACAAAGAAAAAAAGCAAAATAA
- a CDS encoding FAD-dependent oxidoreductase, translating to MKIVIIGASFAGVSAAIESRKLYPDAEIILIEAQDKIGYIPSGLNMLLNGDLPSLDESFFVKEDYLYEQNIQLQLGTRVISLFANEKKLITAHMRYQRSVSYDVLILAMGSRQADNLSKSLNSTQIITTKDYVSSAHARRVVESAQNLAIIGGGQIAIETTDALVSVNKQVTIIEMRDQLLHNYFDANFVKDIQSIIEFTATEVYLNEKVTSIEVNPLKITTDKQELYPDAILLATSLIPNSELVKDIVELNDNGTIKVDEYLETSVQDIFAVGDLIQTPFGQGQHQEFVALINNAVRSGQIAALNLKEKRVKQSHSVRVMGTKVFNHYISSVGYTYQQAQKLYDPLEITVQVPYTLDDDTPVVLKLVVEKESGLILGAQFRSRADILSYTNFMALAIQDGLSDVDLAFRDRLYYPREISLNTVIYDAALACYRKRAFPHLFPETVDSQEEIIEETIKTAFNAKNHMDKSPVPMTSTVSEFKLPKKFD from the coding sequence ATGAAAATCGTTATCATCGGTGCATCCTTTGCTGGCGTGAGTGCAGCTATTGAATCAAGAAAACTCTATCCTGATGCAGAAATTATACTCATTGAAGCCCAAGATAAAATCGGATATATTCCAAGTGGGTTAAACATGTTATTAAATGGCGATTTACCTAGTTTAGATGAATCCTTTTTTGTTAAAGAAGATTATCTTTATGAACAAAACATTCAACTACAATTAGGAACGCGTGTTATCAGTTTATTTGCGAATGAAAAGAAACTCATTACGGCCCATATGCGTTACCAACGTTCTGTGAGCTATGACGTTTTGATATTAGCTATGGGATCAAGGCAAGCTGATAATTTATCGAAGTCGTTGAATAGTACGCAAATTATTACAACAAAAGATTATGTGAGTTCTGCACATGCTCGACGTGTTGTTGAATCGGCACAAAACTTAGCCATTATTGGCGGTGGCCAAATTGCGATTGAAACAACGGATGCGCTCGTGAGTGTTAACAAGCAAGTGACGATTATTGAAATGCGTGACCAGTTATTACACAATTACTTTGATGCCAATTTTGTTAAGGATATCCAAAGTATTATCGAATTCACGGCTACTGAAGTATATTTAAATGAAAAAGTTACTTCTATAGAAGTCAATCCCCTTAAAATCACGACAGATAAACAAGAGTTATACCCTGATGCAATCCTCTTAGCAACTAGCTTAATTCCAAATTCTGAATTGGTGAAAGATATTGTTGAATTAAACGATAATGGGACAATAAAAGTGGACGAATATTTAGAAACTAGTGTCCAAGATATTTTTGCAGTAGGTGATTTGATTCAAACACCTTTTGGTCAAGGACAACATCAAGAGTTCGTTGCACTCATCAACAATGCGGTTCGTTCTGGTCAGATTGCGGCTTTGAATTTAAAAGAAAAGCGTGTGAAACAATCCCATTCGGTACGTGTCATGGGTACGAAAGTATTTAATCATTATATTTCTAGTGTGGGTTACACTTATCAACAAGCACAAAAATTATATGATCCACTAGAAATTACGGTCCAAGTTCCCTACACCTTAGATGATGATACACCGGTTGTTCTTAAATTAGTTGTTGAGAAAGAAAGTGGTCTTATTCTAGGGGCACAATTCCGTTCTAGAGCCGATATTTTAAGCTATACAAACTTTATGGCCTTAGCGATTCAAGATGGTTTATCCGATGTTGACCTCGCTTTTAGAGATCGACTTTATTACCCACGGGAAATTTCATTAAATACGGTCATTTATGATGCAGCCCTAGCGTGCTATCGTAAACGTGCATTCCCCCATCTATTTCCTGAGACGGTTGATAGTCAAGAGGAAATTATTGAGGAAACAATTAAAACAGCCTTTAACGCTAAAAACCATATGGACAAAAGCCCAGTACCAATGACTTCTACAGTATCTGAATTTAAGTTACCAAAGAAATTTGATTAA